From the genome of Spinacia oleracea cultivar Varoflay chromosome 2, BTI_SOV_V1, whole genome shotgun sequence, one region includes:
- the LOC130467670 gene encoding uncharacterized protein — protein MAKNRGKNKFVVGSSSERENVPSGRLPKSSRGRPSERPLEKSSIGWDASEDERATSGERAVRADPWDSASSVEAVPVKVVLPELKTTSDPLKSVVVAEPPAVDQPLIEEDIIPSPLKPSAALGIEIQDITEVMEAIEADFVPVSDVPEVAGEKKESADLPFEREKSPDKEMIDLSGPEAAVPEAQKEVPSAGEEEQPEQGLTRKRRHSTLGSTSTSALDRLIHADPCSDVPLKRIPEEVREAMARYARAPILGEDPLAHVGSLVGPEAARENLLRANPQWRVPGAEERNPAMMAQYYLNEAVFWSSFASECSSVEEKQLRKYREAYARDIPILDQKAGQLLSELTELKQLYLHYSREARESAEKIGTEVGQLIFRVEEDAEKIASFAEEKKDMAAKFASELEEKDRLFQEMKSKFEAADKERKEAELRLHHFVQHRELIQQQADKVPVLRLKLREKDDYIRKLEQERVNLYTADQCREQYWNGILGARRMFAKHMPHFPWNEKVPLWMQAEDHLVECQADRDEAEAERQAALAEARAQKATSEGDTTAGGSSKDAPLGAASETPKS, from the exons atggcaaagaataggggcaaaaaCAAGTTCGttgttggctcctctagtgagagagagaacgtgccttcggggagGTTACCGAAATCTTCGAGGGGTCGACCTTCGGAGAGGCCGTTGGAGAAGAGTTcgattggttgggatgcttccgaaGATGAACGTGCAACCTCTGGTGAGAGAGCTG ttcgagctgatccgtgggattccgcCTCTTCTGTTGAAGCTGTTCCTGTGAAGGTTGTGCTTCCTGAGTTGAAGACGActtcggatccg ttaaagagtgtggtggttgctgaaCCGCCGGCCGTGGATCAGCCGCTgatcgaggaagatatcatccCTTCTCCCCTTAAACCATCTGCTGCTTTGGGGATCgaaatccaggatatcaccgaggtgatggaggcgattgaagccgattTTGTTCCTGTTTCGGATGTCCCTGAGGTAGCTGGGGAGAAGAAGGAGTCTGCTGATCTTCCCTTCGAGAGGGAGAAGAGTCCAGACAAGGAGATGATAGATCTCTCGGGCCCCGAAGCTGCGGTCCCCGAGGCTCAGAAGGAGGTTCCCTCTGCTggagaggaggagcagcccgagcaaggtttgacgaggaagaggcgccactcaactttgggttctacttctacctcggccctggataggctgatccatgctgatccctgttcggatgttccgctaaaacggatccccgaagaagtaagggaggcgatggctcgatatgccagggctccgattttgggagaggaccctttggctcacgtgggatccttggtgggccccgaggctgctcgggagaatctgcttcgtgctaacccgcagtggagggttcctggggccgaagagaggaatccggcaatgatggcccagtactatctgaacgag gctgttttctggtcttcgttcgcttccgagtgtagctcggttgaggagaaacaactgaggaaatatcgtgaggcttatgctcgtgatattcccattttggaccagaaggctgggcaactcctctccgagcttacggaactcaagcagctgtaccttcactatagtcgcgaggctagagagtctgctgagaagatcgggaccgaggttggccagctcatcttccgagttgaagaggatgctgagaagatcgcttcctttgctgaggagaagaaggatatggccgctaagttcgctagcgaacttgaGGAAAAAGATAGACTCTTCCAGGAGATGAAGTCTAAATTTGAAGCGGCCGACAAGGAGCGTAAAGAGGCGGAGTTAAGGCTCCACCATTTTGTCCAGCATCGGGAGCTGATCCAGCAGCAAGCTGATAAGGTGCCTGTCCTTCGGCTGAAGCTTCGGGAAAAAGATGACTATATTCGGAAGCTGGAGCAGGAGCGAGTcaacctctacactgctgatcagtgtagagagcagtactggaacggcatcctgggtgctcggcgcatgtttgcgaagcacatgcctcacttcccttggaacgagaaagttcctctatggatgcaggccgaggaccacttggtggaatgccaagctgatcgagatgaagctgaagctgaacgccaagctgctcttgcagaggctcgggcccagaaggcaacttccgaaggtgataccactgctgggggttcttcgaaggatgctcccctaggggccgcttctgagactcccaagagttag